A part of Antennarius striatus isolate MH-2024 chromosome 21, ASM4005453v1, whole genome shotgun sequence genomic DNA contains:
- the LOC137588035 gene encoding microfibril-associated glycoprotein 4-like, with translation MMLSILLVVLLPLAVHQSPLPTDCSDVYRSGSGLDGVYTIYPAGPTSPVQVYCDMSKDGIDNSAEKWTVIQRRQDGTVNFYMKWNHYKTGFGSAAGEYWLGLETMHLLTQAKTYELRVDMEDFEGQKVFAQYSSFSVAPEAEGYMLNLGSFIKGAAGDSLKLHNGQKFTTTDKDQDTHNANCARLAFGGFWYAACFSANPNGVYTWGPSPPTAGVHWSTFKGLENSLKTIIMKIRPVAA, from the exons ATGATG CTCAGCATACTGCTAGTAGTGCTGCTACCTCTAGCAGTTCATCAGTCCCCCCTCCCCACAGACTGCAGTGATGTCTACAGATCCGGATCAGGTCTGGATGGAGTTTACACCATCTACCCAGCAGGTCCCACCTCTCCTGTGCAGGTTTACTGCGACATGAGCAAAGACGGCATCGACAACTCAGCAGAAAAGTGGACG GTCATTCAAAGAAGACAAGATGGCACGGTGAACTTCTACATGAAGTGGAATCACTACAAAACGGGATTTGGCAGCGCTGCCGGCGAATATTGGCTCG GCCTGGAGACGATGCACCTGCTGACACAGGCCAAGACCTACGAGCTGAGGGTGGACATGGAAGACTTTGAGGGCCAGAAAGTCTTTGCCCAATACTCTTCCTTTTCCGTTGCTCCGGAGGCGGAGGGATACATGCTAAATTTGGGAAGTTTCATCAAGGGAGCAGCAG GAGACTCTTTAAAGTTGCACAATGGACAGAAATTCACCACCACTGACAAAGATCAAGACACACATAATGCAAATTGCGCCAGGTTGGCATTCGGAGGATTTTGGTACGCTGCATGCTTTAGTGCCAACCCCAACGGGGTCTACACCTGGGGCCCTTCACCACCTACAGCTGGTGTTCATTGGTCCACTTTCAAAGGACTTGAGAACTCCTTAAAAACCATCATCATGAAGATCAGACCAGTTGCTGCTtaa